One segment of Physeter macrocephalus isolate SW-GA chromosome 3, ASM283717v5, whole genome shotgun sequence DNA contains the following:
- the NPPB gene encoding natriuretic peptides B isoform X1 — MDPQTTLPRAFLLLLCLHLSPPGCRSSPLGGPGPASGLRGRQELLGRLRGRVLELQAGQMDLDPLQQGHGLAEAWETRAAAPAGLLGPGNSVLQALRGIRSPRMMRDSGCFGRRLDRIGSVSGLGCNGEHPPHSHRVPPVWV; from the exons ATGGACCCCCAGACGACGCTGCCCCGGGCGTTCCTGCTCCTCCTGTGCTTGCACCTGTCGCCGCCGGGCTGTCGCTCCTCCCCGCTAGGTGGCCCCGGCCCGGCCTCGGGACTGCGCGGGAGACAG GAGCTGCTGGGCCGTCTACGAGGCAGGGTCTTGGAGCTGCAGGCCGGGCAGATGGACCTGGACCCCCTCCAGCAGGGCCACGGCCTCGCAGAAGCCTGGGAGACCCGGGCGGCCGCCCCCGCGGGGCTCCTCGGGCCCGGCAACAGCGTCCTCCAGGCCCTGCGGGGAATACGCAGCCCCAGGATGATGCGCGACTCCGGCTGCTTCGGGCGGAGGCTGGACCGGATCGGCTCCGTCAGCGGCCTGGGCTGCAATGGTGAACACCCACCCCATTCCCACCGCGTGCCGCCTGTCTGGGTTTGA
- the NPPB gene encoding natriuretic peptides B isoform X2 yields the protein MDPQTTLPRAFLLLLCLHLSPPGCRSSPLGGPGPASGLRGRQELLGRLRGRVLELQAGQMDLDPLQQGHGLAEAWETRAAAPAGLLGPGNSVLQALRGIRSPRMMRDSGCFGRRLDRIGSVSGLGCNVLRWY from the exons ATGGACCCCCAGACGACGCTGCCCCGGGCGTTCCTGCTCCTCCTGTGCTTGCACCTGTCGCCGCCGGGCTGTCGCTCCTCCCCGCTAGGTGGCCCCGGCCCGGCCTCGGGACTGCGCGGGAGACAG GAGCTGCTGGGCCGTCTACGAGGCAGGGTCTTGGAGCTGCAGGCCGGGCAGATGGACCTGGACCCCCTCCAGCAGGGCCACGGCCTCGCAGAAGCCTGGGAGACCCGGGCGGCCGCCCCCGCGGGGCTCCTCGGGCCCGGCAACAGCGTCCTCCAGGCCCTGCGGGGAATACGCAGCCCCAGGATGATGCGCGACTCCGGCTGCTTCGGGCGGAGGCTGGACCGGATCGGCTCCGTCAGCGGCCTGGGCTGCAATG TGCTGAGGTGGTATTAA
- the NPPA gene encoding natriuretic peptides A yields MGSATIAATFLLLLAFQLPGQTGANPVYDSVSNADLMDFKNLLDHLEDKMPLEDEAVPQQVLSEGVPLSPLSEVPPWTGEVNPAQRDGGALGRGPWERSDRSALLKSKLRALLAAPRSLRRSSCFGGRMDRIGAQSGLGCNSFRGPSHDGLRQQLGPQERSNEVVGNPLRVPPASA; encoded by the exons ATGGGATCCGCCACCATCGCCGCgaccttcctcctccttctggcgTTTCAGCTCCCAGGGCAAACCGGAGCGAACCCCGTGTATGACTCTGTGTCCAACGCAGACCTGATGGATTTCAAG aaCTTGCTGGACCATTTGGAGGACAAGATGCCCTTAGAAGATGAGGCTGTGCCCCAACAAGTACTAAGTGAGGGGGTCCCTCTCAGCCCCCTTTCTGAGGTGCCTCCCTGGACCGGGGAGGTCAACCCAGCCCAGAGAGATGGGGGTGCCCTTGGGCGGGGCCCCTGGGAACGCTCCGATAGATCTGCCCTCCTGAAGAGCAAGCTGAGGGCACTGCTCGCCGCCCCTCGGAGCCTGCGGAGGTCCAGCTGCTTCGGGGGCAGGATGGACAGGATTGGAGCCCAGAGCGGACTGGGCTGCAACAGCTTCCGG GGTCCCTCCCATGACGGTTTAAGGCAACAGCTGGGTCCCCAGGAAAGGAGCAACGAGGTGGTGGGGAACCCGCTCCGAGTGCCCCCCGCCAGCGCGTGA